A region of the Burkholderia savannae genome:
GAGCTGTACGCGAAGCGCGACGACTGCAACAGCGGCCTCGCGTTCGGCGGCAACAAGACGCGCAAGCTCGAATACCTGATTCCCGACGCGCTCGCGCAAGGCTGCGACACGCTCGTGTCGATCGGCGGCATCCAGTCGAACCAGACGCGCCAGGTCGCGGCGGTCGCCGCGCATCTCGGCATGAAGTGCGTGCTCGTGCAGGAGAACTGGGTCAACTATCACGACGCCGTCTACGATCGCGTCGGCAACATCCAGATGTCGCGCATGATGGGCGCCGACGTGCGCCTCGTGCCGGACGGCTTCGACATCGGCTTTCGCAAGAGCTGGGAGGACGCGCTCGCCGACGTGCGCGCGCAAGGCGGCAAGCCGTACGCGATTCCGGCCGGCTGCTCCGATCATCCGTTGGGCGGCCTCGGCTTCGTCGGTTTCGCCGAGGAGGTGCGCGCGCAGGAAGCCGAGCTCGGCTTCAAGTTCGACTACGTCGTCGTGTGCTCGGTGACGGGCAGCACGCAGGCGGGGATGGTCGTCGGCTTCGCGGCCGACGGGCGCGCGGACCGCGTGATCGGCGTCGACGCGTCGGCCAAGCCCGTGCAGACGCGCGAGCAGATCCTCAGGATCGCGAAGAACACCGCCGATCGCGTCGAGCTCGGCCGCGACATCACGAGCGACGACGTCGTGCTCGACGAGCGCTTCGGCGGCCCGGAATACGGGCTGCCGAACGAAGGCACGCTCGAGGCGATTCGCCTGTGCGCTAAGCTCGAAGGCATGCTCACCGACCCCGTCTACGAAGGCAAATCGATGCACGGGATGATCGAGAAGGTGCGGCTCGGCGAATTCCCGGCCGGCTCGAAAGTGCTGTACGCGCATCTCGGCGGCGTGCCCGCGCTGAACGCGTACAGCTTCCTGTTTCGCGACGGTTGACCCGGCGCGTCGGGCCGCCGCGCGTGTTCGCGCCGATGAGCGGGGCGAGGCGTTCGTGCGACGAAACGGCGGCGGCGCGCTGGTGGCAGCCGCCGTCGTCGCCGACGCTCGTGTGCGTCGTCGGCGACGACACGCTGCCCGCCGCGTGCTGCGGCGCGCTCGCGAAGCGGCTCGCCGGCATGCCGCAGATCGCGCTGCTCGGCTGCGCCGAACCGGCGCGGCTGCATGCGTCGTGGGTCGATGCGCGGTCGAGCGCGGCGGCGCGGCCGCCCGCCGAAATCGCGCCGCTCGAGCGCGCGCTCGGCCGGTTGTCGCGCGACGCTCGGCTACTGTTGTGGTCGCAGCAGCCCGCGACGCTCGACTGGATCGGCGGCGTGCACGGCCATCGGACGTTCGTCGTGCGCCATTGTCCGCTGACGTGCGACGAGATCGAGCTGCAACGCGCGGTCGACGCGGCGCTCGCGCTGCTGAGGGCCGCGATGCGGTCGCGGATCGACGCGGAATATTGACCCGGTCAGCGAGTGCGGCGTGTCGGGCGGAATTCGGGCGGCGTCGGCGATGTCGGTTGTGTCGGTCATGTCGGCATGCGTTTGCCGGCGTGGTTGCCGATCATCGGCGAAAGCCCGTCGTGCCGGGCATGCGGTGATTGGGGCGGCGGAATCGGCATCGGTCATCCGGCGGCGTTCGCCGCTCACCGCTCACCGCTCACCGCTCACCACTCATTGCTCATTGCTCATTGCAAGCTGCTCACCGCTAGCCGAGCGCCGCTCACTACTCGCCGTTCGGCGGCTCGACGAGCCCGCGGCGGCGATCCGCACCCGGTGCGCCGGATCGACCGCCTGGGTCGAATGTCGAGATGGTGCGTCGCGGCCGCGACGCAAACTCCAGTAAAGATCGCAATAAAGATCCCCGCAAAGCTCCCAGCAAAAGCCCGCGATGAAACCGAAATCGCGCGTGCAACAGCGCGGCGCGTCGCGCCGGCAGCCTGAGCGAACCGGCGAGCGTCCGCCGCGCTCGCGCGCCGCATGGCCGGTTCGCTTCGCGACGCGCGACGTTCGTTCGCGTCGCGGCCGTCGCGGGCCGCATCGTTTCCCTACATTCGTCGTATTCCGGCAACCTTGGAGAACGCCATGGGCATACAAAAGGTTCAGCAAGGCGCGACTGCGCTCAATGTCTCTTCCGAATCGTCTTCCGGGCAGCACGCAACCGGGCAAACACAGGCGCGGCAATCGTCGCAGCGCGGCGCCGGGGCCGCGCTCGGCGGCCTGAAGGATCTTCAGAACCTGACGCGCGGCGATCTGATCATGGAGCACGGCAACATGCACGCGGTGATGTACGCGGCGGGCGACAAGCCGCTCGTCCACTCGACGAACGGGCGCTTCTTCGGCGTCCTTCAGCAAGGCCCGGATTACCTGACGAAGAAGTTCGGCAACGAGACGCCCAAGAAGCTGCCGGTGTACCGGATGAAGAACGCCGAATCGCCCATTCCCGAGGAAGCGGCGCGCATCGGCGAGCAATGGGCGCTGCGCTCGCGCGAGTCCAACCCGACGAAGACCAAGACTCCATTCGGTGAGGAGCGCTTGAACGATGCAGACGAAGACAAGGCCGAGGAGTGGTCGCCCGAAGCGACGTTTCGCGCGGCGCGCGCCGCGCTCAGAAGCGCCGAAGGCATGCCGCTCAGCAAGAACCAGGGCGTCAGCTGCTCGCAGTTCGTCACGTACGCGTATCAGGCGGCGGCGCTGAAGAAAGGCGGGGATGCGTCCAACGGCGCGCCGGAACTGCTCGGCCACGTCAAGCAGGCCGGCGCGCATCAGCAAGGCGCGCTCAAGAGTGCGGCAAGCAAGGACGAGCGGCTGCAGCAGCAGACCGAACTGGTCCGAGACGCGCACGGGCGGGCGACCGAAGTCATGCCGCATACGCTGCAGGTCAACGCGAAACACATGACGGCGGACGTTCTCTCGTCGCAATTGCGCAAGCCGGGCGGCGATTTCGAGCTCGCGGGGTATGCGGTGCCTTACGAGAACGGCGACGAATCCGGCGTCAAGCTGTTGCCGAAGGACGATCCCCGCGCGAAGCAGAAAATCTCGGAGATCGGCAAAGCCGGCGACGCATGAGCGCGTTCGCGCCCGCTTCCGGCACGCCGCGCGCGGGCCGCGGCCGCGACGCCGGCGGTCCGCCGCTCGCGGCCGACGAAACCGCGGAACGCGCGATCAGCGCGGCGACCGTGCAAACGTGCAAACGGGCAGCCGGGCTCCGGCCGATCCCGTCAAATCCCGCTCGGCGCGGCCGCGCGCCTGCCGGCCGCCTCAGGCCGCTCGCGCGCGCCTCGCGTCGCGCACCGCCTGTCCCTCTTCGGCGAGATCCCAGAACAGCCCCGCCATGATCTGCAGCGATTGCCGCGCGACGCTGCCGAGCAGGTGCTCGTTCGGCGCGTGCTGCGAGCACGCCGCGTACGAATGCGGAATCCACAGCGTCGGCAGCCCGAGCAGCTCGGCGAACACGTCGTTCGGCAGCGAGCCGCCGAGATTCGGCAACAGCGCGGGCGCGTCGCCCGTCGTCGCTTCGATCGACGCGAGGCTCCAGCGCACCCACGGATCGTCCGGGTCGAGCCGCGTCGCCTCCATCCGCGTGCCGCGCTCGGCGATCTCGATGTCGGAGAAGCCGTGCGCGTCGAGATGCGCGCGCAGCCGGTTCAGCAGATTCGGCCCGTCGCTGCCCACGACGTAGCGCAACTGGCAATGCGCGTGCGCATGCCCGGGGATCGCGTTGACGGGTGCATCCGGATTGCCGGTCCTGAACGCGAGAATTTCCAGCGCGTTCCAAGCGAGCACCCGCTCGATCGGCGTGAGGCCCGGCTCGCCCCAGTCGCGATCGACTTGCGGATCGTTCGGGCCGCCGCCGACATCGAGCGCACGCAGCGCGTCGCGCACCGGCTGCGGCACGCCGCCCGGCCGCCAGCCGTCGACGAGTATCCGGCCGCGCGCGTCGACCATCGTCGCCAGCGCGTTCGCGAGCCGGATGCCGGGGCTGCGCAACAGGCCGCCCCAGTTGCCCGAATGATGGCCGCCGTCGCGCAGCCCGATCGACAGCGTGAAATTCAGGTTGCCGCGCGAGCCGAGGAACATCGTCGGCCGCGCCGCCGCGACGCGTGGCCCGTCCGACGCGATGAAGAGGTCGGCCGCGAGCGCGTCGCGATGCGCGGCGCAGATCTGCGCGAGCCCGGGCGAGCCGGTTTCCTCGCCCATCTCGATGATCGCCTTCACGTTGTAGCCGAGCCGGCCGCCGCGCGCGTCGATCACCTGCGCGAGCGCGGCGAGGTTGATCGTGTGCTGGCCCTTGTTGTCGGCGGTGCCGCGGCCGTACCAGCGGTCGCCGTCGACGACGATCCGCCACGGCTCGAGCCCCGCGCGCCACTGCGCGTCGTGGCCGGGCACGACGTCGCCGTGGCCGTACGTGAGGACGGTCAGCGCGCCGGGGGCCTCGATGCGCTCGGCGATCAGGAACGGGCTGCCGCCTTCGAGCGGGCTGTCGACGATCGTCGCCGTGAAGCCGAGCGCCGCGAGCGATGGCGCGATGTGATCGGTCAGGTACGCATAGAGCTGCGGCCGCGACGACGCGAGCTGGCTCTCGGTGCGCACGGCGACGCGCGCGTTCAGTTCGTGCAGGAAGCGGCCGTCGTCGAAGTACGACGCGGCCATGTCGATGGCTCGACTGCGACTCGTCATGTCTGTCTCTCCATGTTGAGGGTTCAGGCGGCGCGCTGCGCGCCGGCGGCCGGCGGATCGGGCAGGCCGAGGCCCGGCTCCGGCGTCAGCGCCGACGCGAGCAGCTTGCGTGTATACGGATGGCCCGGCTGCGCGAAGATCCGCCCGGCCGCGTCCTGCTCCACGATGCGGCCGCGCTCCATCACCGCCACGCGATCGGCGAGATGCTCGACGACGCCGAGGTCGTGGCTGATGAACAGGTAGCTCAAGCCGAGCTCGGCCTTCAGGTCGAGCAGCAGGTTCAGGATCTGCGCCTGCACGGACACGTCGAGCGCGGACGTCGGCTCGTCGCACACGAGGATGCCGGGGCGCAGGATCAGCGCGCGCGCGATCGCGACGCGCTGCCGCTGGCCGCCCGACAACTGGCCCGGATACTGGCCGTGCGTGCGCTGCGG
Encoded here:
- a CDS encoding M20 family metallopeptidase, whose amino-acid sequence is MTSRSRAIDMAASYFDDGRFLHELNARVAVRTESQLASSRPQLYAYLTDHIAPSLAALGFTATIVDSPLEGGSPFLIAERIEAPGALTVLTYGHGDVVPGHDAQWRAGLEPWRIVVDGDRWYGRGTADNKGQHTINLAALAQVIDARGGRLGYNVKAIIEMGEETGSPGLAQICAAHRDALAADLFIASDGPRVAAARPTMFLGSRGNLNFTLSIGLRDGGHHSGNWGGLLRSPGIRLANALATMVDARGRILVDGWRPGGVPQPVRDALRALDVGGGPNDPQVDRDWGEPGLTPIERVLAWNALEILAFRTGNPDAPVNAIPGHAHAHCQLRYVVGSDGPNLLNRLRAHLDAHGFSDIEIAERGTRMEATRLDPDDPWVRWSLASIEATTGDAPALLPNLGGSLPNDVFAELLGLPTLWIPHSYAACSQHAPNEHLLGSVARQSLQIMAGLFWDLAEEGQAVRDARRARAA
- a CDS encoding 1-aminocyclopropane-1-carboxylate deaminase, whose translation is MNLQKFPRYPLTFGPTPIQPLKRLTAHLGGKVELYAKRDDCNSGLAFGGNKTRKLEYLIPDALAQGCDTLVSIGGIQSNQTRQVAAVAAHLGMKCVLVQENWVNYHDAVYDRVGNIQMSRMMGADVRLVPDGFDIGFRKSWEDALADVRAQGGKPYAIPAGCSDHPLGGLGFVGFAEEVRAQEAELGFKFDYVVVCSVTGSTQAGMVVGFAADGRADRVIGVDASAKPVQTREQILRIAKNTADRVELGRDITSDDVVLDERFGGPEYGLPNEGTLEAIRLCAKLEGMLTDPVYEGKSMHGMIEKVRLGEFPAGSKVLYAHLGGVPALNAYSFLFRDG